One Mustela nigripes isolate SB6536 chromosome 5, MUSNIG.SB6536, whole genome shotgun sequence DNA segment encodes these proteins:
- the TBX18 gene encoding T-box transcription factor TBX18: MAEKRRGSPCSMLSLKAHAFSVEALIGAEKQQQLQKKRRKLDAEEAAVAVDDGGCSRGGGAGEKGSSEGDEGAALPPPAGAASGPARSCADLERSCGSRGAAGGCEDGFLQGASPLASPGGSPKGSPAPPLARPGTPLPSPPAPRVDLQGAELWKRFHEIGTEMIITKAGRRMFPAMRVKISGLDPHQQYYIAMDIVPVDNKRYRYVYHSSKWMVAGNADSPVPPRVYIHPDSPASGETWMRQVISFDKLKLTNNELDDQGHIILHSMHKYQPRVHVIRKDCGDDLSPIKPVPSGEGVKAFSFPETVFTTVTAYQNQQITRLKIDRNPFAKGFRDSGRNRMGLEALVESYAFWRPSLRTLTFEDIPGIPKQGNTSSSTLLQGSGNGVPATHPHLLSGSPCSSPAFHLGPNTSQLCSLAPADYSACARSGLTLNRYSTSLAETYNRLTNQSGETFAAPRTPSYVGVSGSASVNMSMGGTDGDTFSCPQTSLSMQISGMSPQLQYIMPSPSSNAFAANQTHQGSYNTFRLHSPCALYGYNFSTSPKLAASPEKIVSSQGSFLGSSPSGTMTDRQMLPPVEGVHLLSSGGQQSFFDSRTLGSLTLSSSQVSAHMV, translated from the exons ATGGCCGAGAAGCGGAGGGGCTCGCCGTGCAGCATGCTAAGCCTTAAGGCGCACGCCTTCTCCGTGGAGGCGCTGATCGGCGCGGAGAAGCAGCAACAGCTTCAGAAGAAGCGACGAAAGCTGGACGCGGAAGAGGCGGCCGTGGCGGTAGATGACGGAGGCTGCAGCCGCGGCGGTGGCGCCGGGGAAAAGGGCTCCTCCGAGGGAGACGAAGGCGCTGCACTCCCGCCACCGGCCGGGGCGGCATCCGGGCCAGCCCGGAGCTGCGCCGACTTGGAACGGAGCTGCGGCTCCCGCGGAGCCGCGG GCGGCTGTGAGGACGGGTTCCTGCAGGGCGCTTCTCCGTTGGCGTCCCCGGGAGGATCCCCGAAGGGGTCCCCAGCGCCTCCCCTGGCACGGCCAGGGACCCCGCTGCCCTCGCCGCCGGCCCCGCGGGTGGATCTGCAGGGAGCAGAGCTCTGGAAGCGCTTTCACGAGATCGGCACGGAGATGATCATCACCAAGGCGGGCAG GCGCATGTTTCCAGCAATGAGAGTGAAGATCTCAGGACTAGATCCTCACCAGCAATATTACATTGCTATGGACATAGTGCCAGTGGACAACAAAAGATACAG GTATGTTTACCACAGCTCTAAATGGATGGTAGCGGGGAACGCGGACTCCCCTGTGCCGCCACGGGTGTACATCCATCCAGACTCACCTGCCTCAGGAGAGACTTGGATGAGACAAGTGATCAGCTTTGACAAGCTGAAGCTCACCAACAATGAACTGGATGACCAAGGCCAT ATCATTCTTCATTCTATGCACAAATACCAACCGCGGGTCCATGTCATCCGTAAAGACTGCGGGGATGATCTTTCTCCTATCAAACCTGTTCCATCTGGAGAGGGAGTAAAGGCATTCTCCTTTCCAGAAACTGTCTTCACAACGGTTACTGCCTATCAGAATCAGCAG ATTACTCGTCTGAAGATAGATAGGAATCCATTTGCCAAAGGCTTTCGAGACTCTGGGCGAAACAG AATGGGTTTGGAAGCCCTTGTGGAGTCATATGCATTCTGGAGACCTTCACTACGGACTCTCACCTTTGAAGATATCCCTGGAATTCCCAAGCAAG GAAATACAAGTTCCTCCACGTTGCTCCAAGGCTCTGGGAATGGCGTTCCTGCCACCCACCCTCATCTTTTGTCTGGctccccttgctcctcccctgccttccaTCTGGGGCCCAACACCAGCCAGCTGTGTAGCCTGGCCCCGGCTGACTACTCTGCCTGTGCCCGCTCTGGCCTCACCCTCAACCGATACAGCACATCCTTGGCCGAGACCTACAACAGGCTCACCAACCAGAGTGGAGAGACCTTTGCCGCGCCCAGGACTCCCTCCTACGTGGGCGTGAGCGGCAGCGCCTCAGTGAACATGTCCATGGGTGGCACAGATGGGGACACGTTCAGCTGCCCACAGACCAGCCTGTCCATGCAGATTTCGGGGATGTCCCCCCAGCTTCAGTACATCATGCCTTCACCCTCCAGCAACGCCTTTGCTGCTAACCAGACCCATCAGGGTTCCTATAACACGTTCAGGTTACACAGCCCCTGTGCCTTGTATGGAtataatttctccacatcccccaAACTGGCTGCCAGTCCTGAGAAAATTGTTTCTTCCCAAGGAAGTTTCTTGGGGTCTTCACCGAGTGGGACCATGACCGATCGGCAGATGTTGCCCCCTGTGGAAGGAGTGCACCTGCTTAGCAGTGGGGGTCAGCAGAGTTTCTTTGACTCTAGGACCCTAGGAAGCTTAACTCTGTCATCATCTCAAGTGTCTGCACATATGGTCTGA